One Sphingomonas sabuli genomic region harbors:
- a CDS encoding helix-turn-helix domain-containing protein gives MAFAQRPTVTNILNAMQAAGRIELSRGKITVIDRDALRHTAAGSYGLPEAYWCAQIGPYRFGATPDDSSIAA, from the coding sequence ATGGCGTTCGCGCAACGGCCGACGGTGACCAACATCCTCAACGCCATGCAGGCGGCCGGCCGGATCGAATTGTCGCGCGGCAAGATCACCGTGATCGACCGCGACGCGCTGCGCCACACGGCTGCAGGGTCCTACGGATTGCCGGAGGCTTATTGGTGCGCGCAGATCGGCCCGTACCGGTTCGGCGCCACTCCTGACGATTCCTCGATCGCGGCCTGA
- a CDS encoding PAS domain-containing protein — translation MQNPALTATTPPMLCQVGRAPEHEEAGALQYFDLAGLPMASVVLSMLDQSDDCIKVIGTDGSLQFMNCNGKKAMQIDDFADFAGQPWHSLWPTESQGAVQQSLGEARDGRASRFEAFCPTAKGDPRWWEVTVSPIRGGDGAVAGILSTSRDISDRFRREQQLETIAAEMRHRLRNAHAIGAALVMGATREAPEHRQFGLEIATRLNHLAEVQAHLLDVDGSMTLKDLCARTLAAFNTSNGAVQCGGDHVRLGEQGARVLALVIGELATNSVKYGSLGRGGEVEAHASVAGDAVELHWTERFDVKDEAPLTAPSSGQGVSLMKRMIALMDGGIEGGRTDTGYRAVVSLPLKRLEQ, via the coding sequence ATGCAAAATCCGGCTTTGACGGCGACCACGCCGCCGATGCTGTGCCAGGTTGGCCGGGCGCCCGAGCACGAAGAGGCCGGCGCGCTGCAGTATTTCGATCTCGCCGGGCTGCCGATGGCATCGGTGGTGTTGAGCATGCTCGACCAGAGCGACGATTGCATCAAGGTGATCGGCACCGACGGGTCGCTGCAGTTCATGAACTGCAATGGCAAGAAGGCGATGCAGATCGACGATTTCGCCGACTTCGCCGGCCAGCCGTGGCACAGCTTGTGGCCGACGGAATCGCAGGGCGCGGTGCAACAGTCGCTTGGCGAGGCCCGCGACGGCCGGGCAAGCCGGTTCGAAGCCTTTTGCCCGACAGCGAAAGGCGATCCCCGCTGGTGGGAAGTCACGGTCTCCCCGATTCGCGGCGGCGATGGTGCGGTTGCCGGCATCCTGTCGACGTCGCGCGATATTTCCGACCGCTTTCGCCGCGAACAGCAGCTTGAGACCATCGCCGCGGAAATGCGCCACCGCCTGCGCAACGCGCACGCGATCGGCGCGGCATTGGTGATGGGAGCGACCCGCGAGGCCCCCGAGCACCGGCAGTTCGGGCTGGAGATCGCCACCCGGCTCAATCACCTTGCCGAAGTCCAGGCCCATCTGCTCGATGTCGACGGCAGCATGACCTTGAAGGACTTGTGCGCCCGTACGCTGGCGGCGTTCAATACGTCCAACGGCGCGGTTCAGTGCGGCGGCGACCACGTGCGGCTGGGCGAACAGGGGGCCCGGGTGCTGGCGCTGGTGATCGGCGAGCTGGCCACCAACAGCGTTAAATACGGCTCGCTTGGCCGCGGCGGCGAGGTCGAGGCCCACGCCAGCGTCGCCGGCGACGCGGTCGAGTTGCACTGGACCGAGCGGTTCGACGTCAAGGACGAAGCGCCGCTGACCGCTCCGTCGAGCGGACAGGGCGTCAGCCTGATGAAGCGGATGATCGCATTGATGGACGGCGGCATCGAGGGCGGTCGGACCGATACCGGCTACAGGGCCGTCGTTTCCCTGCCGCTCAAGCGGCTGGAGCAATAG
- a CDS encoding acetyl-CoA carboxylase biotin carboxylase subunit → MFKKILIANRGEIACRVIRTAKRMGIKTVAVYSDADARAPHVKMADESVRLGPAPASESYLKAELIIDACKATGAEAVHPGYGFLSERESFAKALAAENIAFIGPPPNAIAAMGDKIESKKLAQKAGVNVVPGYLGDIATTDEAVKIAGEIGYPVMMKASAGGGGKGMRLAWGEKDVREGFDSVKREGLNSFGDDRVFIEKFIEQPRHIEIQVLGDQHGTVLYLGERECSIQRRHQKVVEEAPSPFVTPAMRKAMGEQAVALAQAVGYYSAGTVELIVNGADTSGTSFYFLEMNTRLQVEHPVTEEVTGLDLVEQMIRVAAGEKLGFGQDDVKLNGWAMETRVYAEDPYRGFLPSTGRLTRYTQPPATRTDEVVVRVDDGVTEGSEISMFYDPMVAKLITWGPDRKAAIDAQIAALDSFELDGIGDNVDFLSALMQHKRFRSGDITTNFIAEEYSDGFAGAPADAQLLSDIAVIGGMIGAIGEERNAAIDSQLGPSITPASERVVIVDGKQHSVRIERYEGGTLAVLDGSDTIDIVGRWSPGQRLLSVSVDGRRRIVKVIRDGRSWSINTHGATHEVQVMPPHVARLSQHMIEKPAPDLSRLLLAPMPGLVTRLDVATGDTVEPGQPVAVMEAMKMENILRAPKAATVKAVPVKAGDSVAVDQVIVEFE, encoded by the coding sequence ATGTTCAAGAAAATCCTGATCGCCAATCGCGGCGAAATCGCCTGCCGGGTGATCCGCACCGCCAAGCGTATGGGCATCAAGACCGTCGCCGTTTATTCCGACGCCGACGCCCGTGCGCCGCACGTGAAGATGGCGGATGAAAGCGTGCGGTTGGGGCCGGCCCCTGCAAGCGAATCCTATCTCAAGGCCGAACTGATCATCGACGCCTGCAAGGCGACGGGCGCGGAGGCGGTGCATCCCGGCTACGGCTTCCTGTCGGAGCGCGAGAGCTTCGCCAAGGCCCTCGCCGCCGAGAACATCGCCTTCATCGGGCCGCCGCCGAACGCCATCGCGGCGATGGGCGACAAGATCGAATCCAAGAAGCTGGCGCAAAAGGCCGGGGTCAATGTCGTGCCCGGCTACCTTGGCGACATCGCCACCACCGACGAGGCGGTGAAGATCGCCGGCGAAATCGGTTACCCGGTGATGATGAAGGCGTCTGCCGGCGGCGGCGGCAAGGGCATGCGGCTGGCGTGGGGCGAAAAGGACGTCCGCGAAGGCTTCGACAGCGTCAAGCGCGAGGGCCTCAACAGCTTTGGCGACGACCGCGTGTTCATCGAGAAATTCATCGAGCAGCCGCGCCACATCGAAATCCAGGTGCTGGGCGACCAGCACGGCACCGTGCTCTACCTCGGCGAGCGCGAATGTTCGATCCAGCGTCGCCACCAGAAGGTGGTCGAAGAAGCGCCCTCCCCGTTCGTCACGCCGGCGATGCGCAAGGCGATGGGCGAACAGGCCGTCGCGCTGGCACAGGCTGTCGGATACTATTCCGCCGGTACGGTCGAACTGATCGTCAATGGCGCCGACACCAGCGGCACAAGTTTCTATTTCCTCGAAATGAACACCCGGCTGCAGGTCGAGCATCCGGTGACCGAGGAAGTGACCGGACTTGATCTCGTTGAACAGATGATCCGCGTCGCCGCCGGCGAGAAGCTCGGCTTTGGTCAGGACGACGTGAAGCTCAACGGCTGGGCGATGGAAACGCGCGTCTATGCCGAGGACCCATATCGCGGCTTCCTGCCGTCGACGGGGCGGCTGACCCGCTACACGCAGCCGCCGGCGACGCGCACCGACGAGGTCGTCGTGCGCGTGGACGACGGCGTCACCGAAGGCTCCGAGATCAGCATGTTTTACGACCCGATGGTCGCCAAGCTGATCACCTGGGGCCCCGACCGCAAGGCCGCGATCGACGCGCAGATCGCCGCGCTCGACAGCTTCGAGCTCGACGGTATCGGCGACAATGTCGATTTCCTGTCCGCATTGATGCAGCACAAGCGTTTCCGCAGCGGCGACATCACCACCAACTTCATCGCCGAGGAATATTCCGACGGCTTCGCGGGCGCGCCGGCGGATGCGCAATTGCTGTCCGACATTGCGGTGATCGGGGGGATGATCGGCGCCATCGGCGAAGAGCGCAACGCGGCCATCGACAGCCAGCTGGGTCCATCGATCACTCCGGCCAGCGAGCGCGTGGTGATCGTCGACGGCAAGCAGCACAGCGTGCGGATCGAGCGCTACGAAGGCGGGACGCTGGCGGTGCTCGACGGCAGCGACACCATCGACATCGTCGGGCGCTGGTCGCCGGGTCAGCGGCTGCTGTCGGTGTCGGTCGACGGGCGCCGGCGCATCGTCAAGGTGATCCGCGACGGCCGATCCTGGTCGATCAACACGCATGGCGCGACGCATGAGGTGCAGGTGATGCCGCCGCATGTCGCGCGCCTGTCGCAGCATATGATCGAAAAGCCCGCGCCGGACCTGTCCCGGCTGCTGCTGGCCCCGATGCCCGGGCTGGTCACCAGGCTCGACGTTGCAACGGGCGACACCGTGGAGCCCGGCCAGCCGGTCGCGGTGATGGAAGCGATGAAGATGGAAAACATCCTGCGCGCGCCCAAGGCCGCGACGGTCAAGGCAGTGCCTGTCAAGGCTGGCGACAGTGTCGCCGTCGACCAGGTCATCGTGGAATTCGAATAG
- the scpA gene encoding methylmalonyl-CoA mutase, translating into MSDEISRSTPEGIDLKVVYGPDDAAGIDPGRPGEAPFTRGPYATMYSGRPWTIRQYAGFSTAEESNAFYQRNLAAGQKGLSVAFDLATHRGYDSDNPRVAGDVGMAGVAIDTVEDMKLLFDGIPLDSMSVSMTMNGAVLPVMAFYIVAGEEQGVDHAQLNGTIQNDILKEFAVRNTYIYPPEPSMRIVADVIEFCANQMPRFNSISISGYHMHEAGATAVQELAYTLADGREYVRAAMSKGLDIDHFAPRLSFFFGIGMNLFMEVAKLRAARTLWHRIMSDLGARNDKSTMLRTHCQTSGVSLTEQDAYNNVIRTTIEALAAVLGGTQSLHTNSFDEAIALPTDFSARIARNTQLILAEESGVSAVADPLGGSYYVEALTRELEEKAQALIDEVEAHGGMTRAVAEGLPKQRIEEAAAEKAAKVDTGETVIVGVNKYQPTEDREIDILEVDNARVRASQIERIDRVKAERDAERVRAALDALTEGAKGDANLLALSVEAARARATLGEISYALERAFGRYDTVPQPVRGIYGKARADDRWKAAVAGTEAVSDRLGRKPRILVAKMGQDGHDRGANLVSSAFTDLGFEVIPGPLFQTPRETAEMAVEQDVDVVGASSLAAGHRTLIPEMIAALKDLGRPDIKVVAGGVIPPQDYAALRAAGVQAIFGPGTNLADAADEVLRLLGHNKPPLDGAAE; encoded by the coding sequence ATGAGTGACGAGATCAGCCGAAGCACGCCCGAAGGCATCGACCTGAAGGTCGTATACGGGCCCGACGACGCCGCCGGAATCGACCCCGGCCGGCCCGGCGAGGCGCCCTTCACCCGCGGCCCCTATGCGACCATGTATTCGGGCCGACCGTGGACCATCCGTCAATACGCCGGCTTTTCGACGGCGGAGGAATCCAACGCCTTTTATCAGCGCAACCTCGCCGCCGGGCAAAAAGGGCTGAGCGTTGCCTTCGACCTCGCCACCCACCGCGGCTACGACAGCGACAATCCGCGCGTTGCCGGCGACGTCGGCATGGCGGGCGTCGCCATCGACACGGTCGAGGATATGAAATTGCTGTTCGACGGCATCCCGCTCGACAGCATGAGCGTCAGCATGACGATGAACGGCGCGGTGTTGCCGGTGATGGCCTTCTACATCGTCGCCGGCGAGGAACAGGGGGTCGATCACGCGCAGCTGAACGGCACCATCCAGAACGACATTCTGAAAGAGTTCGCGGTCCGCAACACCTATATCTACCCGCCCGAACCATCGATGCGCATCGTCGCCGACGTGATCGAATTTTGCGCCAACCAGATGCCGCGGTTCAATTCGATTTCGATCAGCGGCTATCACATGCACGAAGCCGGCGCGACGGCGGTGCAGGAGCTGGCCTACACGCTGGCCGACGGCCGCGAATATGTCCGCGCGGCTATGTCGAAGGGCCTCGACATCGACCATTTCGCGCCGCGCCTGAGCTTCTTCTTCGGCATCGGCATGAACTTGTTCATGGAGGTCGCCAAACTGCGCGCCGCGCGCACGTTGTGGCACCGGATCATGAGCGATCTCGGCGCGCGCAACGACAAGTCGACCATGCTGCGCACGCATTGCCAGACATCGGGCGTCAGCCTGACCGAGCAGGACGCCTACAACAACGTCATCCGCACCACGATCGAGGCGCTTGCCGCGGTGCTTGGCGGGACCCAGTCGCTGCACACCAACAGCTTCGACGAAGCCATCGCCTTGCCGACCGACTTCAGCGCCCGCATCGCCCGCAACACGCAGCTTATCCTGGCCGAGGAGAGCGGTGTCTCCGCGGTCGCCGACCCGCTTGGCGGGTCTTATTACGTGGAGGCGCTGACCCGCGAACTGGAGGAGAAGGCGCAGGCGCTGATCGACGAGGTCGAGGCGCATGGCGGGATGACCAGGGCGGTTGCCGAGGGCCTGCCCAAACAGCGCATCGAGGAAGCCGCAGCGGAAAAGGCCGCCAAGGTCGACACCGGCGAAACCGTCATCGTCGGCGTCAACAAATACCAGCCGACCGAGGACCGTGAGATCGACATTTTGGAAGTCGACAATGCGCGCGTCCGAGCATCGCAGATCGAGCGCATCGACCGGGTCAAGGCGGAACGCGACGCTGAACGCGTGCGCGCCGCGCTCGACGCATTGACCGAAGGTGCCAAGGGCGATGCCAACCTGCTCGCGCTGTCGGTCGAAGCGGCGCGCGCGCGGGCAACTCTCGGCGAGATTTCCTACGCGCTGGAGCGCGCGTTCGGCCGGTACGACACCGTGCCGCAGCCGGTGCGCGGAATTTACGGCAAGGCGCGCGCCGACGACCGCTGGAAGGCAGCCGTTGCCGGCACCGAGGCGGTGTCCGACCGGCTCGGGCGAAAGCCCCGCATCCTTGTCGCCAAGATGGGCCAGGACGGCCATGACCGCGGCGCCAATCTCGTGTCCTCGGCCTTCACTGATCTTGGCTTCGAGGTCATCCCCGGCCCGCTGTTCCAAACCCCGCGCGAGACGGCAGAAATGGCGGTCGAACAGGATGTCGACGTGGTCGGCGCATCGTCGCTCGCCGCCGGGCATCGCACCCTCATCCCGGAAATGATCGCGGCCCTGAAGGACCTCGGCCGCCCCGACATCAAGGTCGTCGCCGGCGGCGTCATTCCGCCGCAGGATTATGCCGCGCTTCGAGCGGCGGGCGTACAGGCGATCTTCGGCCCCGGCACCAATCTCGCCGACGCGGCCGACGAGGTCCTCCGCCTGCTCGGCCACAACAAGCCGCCGCTCGACGGGGCTGCGGAATGA
- a CDS encoding UDP-glucuronic acid decarboxylase family protein produces MKNGSERFALVTGGGGFIGSHLCDRLIADGVRVVCVDSFRTGRRSNLAHLEGNPAFRLVEHDVIDELPAELKRLRFTRIYHLACPASPPHYQEDPEHTMMTNVVGTRNMLRLAESVGARLLLTSTSEVYGDPEVHPQNEDYRGWVNCTGPRACYDEGKRAAETLAFDFRRAGRADVRIARLFNTYGPRMHEDDGRVVSNVVCQALAGDDITIYGDGSQTRSFCYVEDIVDGLLQLMESEKADGVPVNLGNPDEMTVKALVDLVVEMTGTASRVVLRPLPQDDPRRRKPDIGRARDLLGWEPTIDVRDGLARTIAWFSSAEAPGWGTAAATGTDGALIQAAE; encoded by the coding sequence GTGAAGAATGGATCTGAGCGGTTTGCGCTCGTCACGGGCGGAGGCGGATTTATCGGATCGCACCTGTGCGACCGGTTGATCGCCGATGGCGTCCGCGTCGTGTGCGTCGACAGTTTCCGCACGGGCCGGCGCAGCAATCTTGCGCACCTGGAGGGCAATCCGGCGTTCCGGCTGGTCGAGCATGACGTGATCGACGAGCTTCCGGCCGAACTCAAACGACTGCGCTTCACCCGTATCTACCATCTTGCCTGCCCGGCTTCCCCGCCGCATTACCAGGAAGATCCAGAGCATACGATGATGACCAACGTGGTCGGCACCCGCAACATGCTGCGGCTCGCCGAAAGCGTCGGCGCGCGGCTGCTGCTGACCTCGACCAGCGAAGTCTATGGTGATCCGGAAGTGCACCCGCAGAACGAGGATTATCGCGGCTGGGTCAACTGTACCGGCCCGCGGGCCTGCTACGACGAGGGCAAGCGCGCCGCCGAAACGCTGGCGTTCGATTTCCGCCGCGCCGGCCGCGCGGACGTGCGCATCGCGCGGCTGTTCAACACCTATGGCCCGCGCATGCACGAGGACGATGGGCGGGTGGTATCCAACGTCGTCTGCCAGGCGCTCGCCGGCGACGACATCACCATCTATGGCGACGGGTCGCAGACGCGCAGCTTCTGCTATGTCGAGGACATCGTCGATGGGCTGCTCCAGCTGATGGAGTCCGAAAAGGCCGACGGCGTGCCGGTCAACCTTGGCAACCCGGACGAAATGACGGTCAAGGCGCTGGTCGACCTGGTGGTGGAGATGACCGGCACGGCGTCGCGCGTCGTGCTTCGACCGTTGCCGCAGGACGATCCCCGGCGGCGCAAGCCGGATATCGGCCGCGCCCGCGACCTGCTGGGGTGGGAGCCGACGATCGACGTGCGCGATGGCCTGGCCCGGACGATCGCCTGGTTCTCGAGCGCGGAGGCGCCGGGCTGGGGCACGGCGGCCGCCACCGGCACCGACGGGGCCTTGATCCAGGCCGCCGAATAG
- a CDS encoding DUF3008 family protein, whose product MPAKSKAQQKAAGAALSAKRGDTPKGELKGASKSMYDSMTEKELDDMASTKRKGKPEHVR is encoded by the coding sequence ATGCCTGCCAAGTCCAAGGCCCAGCAGAAGGCGGCCGGCGCCGCCTTGTCGGCCAAGCGGGGCGACACGCCCAAAGGCGAGCTCAAGGGCGCGTCTAAGAGTATGTACGATTCGATGACCGAGAAGGAGCTCGACGACATGGCGTCGACCAAGCGCAAGGGTAAGCCCGAGCACGTACGCTGA
- the nhaA gene encoding Na+/H+ antiporter NhaA yields MHNDAKAIRAREQLAGLILIGASAVAFIAANTALAPAYDALLHLHFGPALPRIGVPSLHDWVAEALMALFFMLVGLEVKREWLRGQLASSDQRKLPLVAAIAGMAIPALVFLAVTRGDPALLSGWAIPSATDIAFAIAVLALLGDRASPQIKLLLVAIAIVDDVGAVVIIALFYSQSLSLAALALAAAIAGAMMALNRFGVRRLWPYLLLFAALWLAVLASGVHATIAGVVAALTIPLGARGEHSPLRHLEHAIHPWVMFGVMPLFGFASAGVAIDGGLEMFLAPLPLGVAAGLFLGKQLGVFGATWLAVRAGFCKLPAGASWQQVYGAALLCGIGFTMSLFIGELAFADNADAAAAAKLGTLAGSLLSAVVGFIVLRLSPPLQSDEGREELDDLFAMNEEEDHRPRGSHSASDA; encoded by the coding sequence ATGCATAACGATGCCAAGGCCATCCGCGCCCGCGAACAGCTCGCCGGGCTGATCCTGATCGGCGCGTCCGCGGTCGCCTTCATCGCGGCCAATACTGCCCTTGCGCCCGCTTACGACGCCTTGCTGCATCTGCACTTCGGACCGGCGCTGCCGCGTATCGGCGTGCCGTCGCTGCACGATTGGGTGGCGGAAGCGCTGATGGCGCTGTTCTTCATGCTCGTCGGGCTCGAGGTGAAACGGGAATGGCTGCGCGGACAACTGGCCAGCTCGGACCAGCGCAAGCTGCCGCTGGTCGCGGCGATCGCCGGCATGGCCATCCCGGCGCTGGTTTTCCTCGCCGTTACGCGGGGCGATCCTGCGCTCCTGTCCGGCTGGGCGATCCCGTCGGCGACCGACATCGCCTTTGCCATTGCCGTCCTCGCCCTGCTTGGCGATCGCGCCAGTCCGCAGATCAAGTTGCTGCTGGTCGCCATCGCCATCGTCGACGACGTCGGGGCGGTGGTCATCATCGCCTTGTTCTACAGCCAGTCGTTGAGCCTCGCCGCGCTGGCCCTTGCGGCCGCGATCGCGGGTGCGATGATGGCCCTTAACCGGTTCGGCGTCCGCCGCCTGTGGCCTTATCTGTTGCTGTTCGCGGCCTTGTGGCTGGCGGTGTTGGCCAGCGGCGTTCACGCGACCATCGCCGGTGTCGTAGCCGCGCTGACCATTCCGCTGGGCGCCCGGGGCGAACATTCGCCACTGCGTCACCTCGAACATGCCATTCATCCCTGGGTGATGTTCGGCGTGATGCCCCTGTTCGGTTTCGCCAGCGCCGGGGTCGCGATCGACGGCGGGCTGGAGATGTTCCTGGCGCCCTTGCCGCTGGGCGTCGCGGCGGGCCTGTTTCTCGGCAAGCAGCTTGGCGTGTTCGGCGCGACGTGGTTGGCTGTTCGCGCCGGCTTCTGCAAATTGCCGGCAGGTGCCAGCTGGCAACAGGTCTATGGCGCCGCCTTGCTGTGCGGCATTGGCTTCACGATGAGCCTGTTCATCGGCGAACTGGCCTTTGCCGACAATGCCGATGCCGCGGCCGCGGCCAAGCTTGGGACGCTCGCCGGGTCGTTGCTGTCGGCGGTGGTGGGATTCATCGTTTTGCGCCTGTCGCCGCCGCTCCAGTCGGACGAAGGGCGGGAGGAACTCGACGACCTGTTCGCCATGAACGAGGAGGAGGATCACCGGCCCCGGGGTTCCCATTCGGCCAGCGATGCGTAA
- a CDS encoding citrate transporter, with translation MTTSSPALFGAPFEFILFALMLAGVALFHKRALYVALGGLAAILLYEGFVTGFPTGFGLDALGRHFAHEWVTISNLLLLLIGFEVLSNHFERSNLPDHLPNLLPDGWTGGLVLLAIVFVMSAFLDNIAAAILGGVMARHVYKGRVSVGFLAAIVASSNAGGAGSVIGDTTTTIMWLHGVSPLSVIPAYIAAVPAFLVFAPLGAWAQHRYQQILAHDEPGHPMEWRRVWIVAFILLAAVAANVSANMLSSDGEESAPWLGLALWAAILVTSLIAKPDWSVTKPAAKGAFFLVSLVAAASLMPIGGLPDPSWQTSFALGGLSSVFDNIPLTVLSLRQGGYDWALLAFAVGYGGSMVWFGSSAGVAITNEYPEARSLRRWIVEGWFVPLGYIVGFFVMLLIWGWQPSFSRP, from the coding sequence ATGACGACATCGTCGCCGGCGCTGTTCGGAGCGCCGTTCGAATTCATTCTTTTCGCGCTGATGCTCGCGGGCGTCGCGCTGTTCCACAAGCGCGCTCTTTACGTTGCGCTTGGCGGGCTTGCCGCGATCCTGCTGTACGAAGGGTTCGTCACCGGCTTTCCGACTGGGTTCGGTCTGGATGCCCTGGGCCGCCACTTCGCGCATGAATGGGTGACGATTTCCAACCTGCTGTTGTTGCTGATCGGTTTCGAGGTGCTGTCTAACCATTTCGAACGCAGCAACCTGCCCGACCACCTGCCCAACCTGCTGCCCGACGGATGGACCGGCGGCCTTGTCCTGCTCGCTATCGTGTTCGTCATGTCCGCCTTCCTCGACAATATCGCGGCGGCGATCCTTGGCGGGGTGATGGCTCGCCACGTGTACAAGGGGCGGGTGAGCGTCGGCTTCCTCGCCGCAATCGTCGCGTCGTCCAACGCGGGCGGCGCGGGCAGCGTTATCGGCGACACCACGACTACCATCATGTGGCTGCACGGTGTCTCGCCGCTGTCGGTCATTCCCGCCTATATCGCGGCAGTCCCAGCCTTCCTGGTATTTGCGCCGCTCGGCGCCTGGGCGCAGCATCGCTATCAGCAGATTCTTGCCCATGACGAACCGGGTCATCCGATGGAATGGCGCCGCGTATGGATCGTGGCGTTCATCCTGCTTGCGGCGGTGGCGGCCAACGTTTCGGCCAACATGCTCAGCAGCGATGGCGAGGAAAGCGCCCCGTGGCTGGGGCTGGCGCTGTGGGCGGCGATCCTCGTCACCAGCCTTATCGCCAAGCCCGACTGGAGCGTGACGAAACCGGCGGCGAAGGGCGCTTTCTTCCTCGTCTCGCTGGTCGCCGCCGCGTCGCTGATGCCGATCGGCGGGCTGCCCGATCCGTCGTGGCAGACGTCGTTCGCGCTCGGCGGCCTGTCGTCGGTGTTCGACAATATCCCGTTGACGGTGCTGTCCCTGCGCCAGGGCGGGTACGACTGGGCGCTACTCGCCTTCGCCGTCGGCTATGGCGGGTCGATGGTGTGGTTCGGATCGTCCGCGGGCGTCGCCATCACCAACGAATATCCCGAGGCCCGTTCGCTTCGCCGATGGATCGTCGAAGGCTGGTTCGTGCCGCTGGGCTATATCGTCGGCTTCTTCGTTATGCTGCTCATCTGGGGCTGGCAGCCAAGCTTCTCGCGGCCCTAG
- a CDS encoding histone deacetylase family protein, producing MRCFWDDRQRDHVPTGEFFNGAMHPPAEHGGRIDAILDAIGPTEAPADLGMQPLLRVHGRDYLEFLRTAYGQWRDAGRDGDAFPYTFPVVGRRHLRLNRIDALLGQYSFDTSSPIGPGTWDAAYWSAQTALAGAEAIAGGDRAAFAFCRPPGHHAGADYFGGYSYVNSAAVAASHLAASGRRVAILDVDYHHGNGTQDIFAARRDIAFVSIHADPATDYPFFWGHADESRGNILNLPLPRGTDWSGYLPALVHALDWIERFAADALVVSYSADTHEADPISHFKMKTQDYTPMARRIASLDLPTLVVMEGGYAVDALGANVAAFLEGF from the coding sequence ATGCGCTGCTTCTGGGACGACCGCCAACGCGACCATGTGCCGACGGGCGAATTCTTCAACGGCGCCATGCATCCCCCGGCGGAACATGGCGGCCGCATTGACGCCATCCTCGACGCCATCGGGCCGACCGAAGCGCCGGCCGACCTTGGCATGCAGCCCCTGCTACGGGTCCACGGCCGCGATTATCTCGAATTCCTGCGCACTGCATATGGCCAGTGGCGCGACGCGGGCCGCGACGGCGACGCCTTCCCCTACACCTTCCCGGTCGTCGGCCGCCGCCACCTGCGGCTCAACCGCATCGACGCCTTGCTCGGCCAATATAGCTTCGACACGTCCAGCCCGATCGGGCCGGGCACCTGGGACGCGGCGTACTGGAGTGCGCAGACCGCACTCGCCGGAGCGGAAGCGATCGCCGGCGGCGACCGTGCCGCCTTCGCATTCTGCCGCCCGCCCGGCCACCATGCCGGGGCCGACTATTTTGGCGGCTATTCCTACGTGAACAGCGCCGCGGTCGCCGCGTCGCACCTTGCGGCGTCCGGTCGCCGGGTCGCGATCCTGGATGTCGACTATCATCACGGCAACGGCACGCAGGACATCTTTGCCGCCCGGCGCGACATCGCGTTCGTGTCGATTCACGCCGATCCGGCGACCGATTACCCGTTCTTCTGGGGTCACGCGGACGAAAGCCGGGGCAATATCCTTAACCTGCCGCTGCCGCGCGGCACGGACTGGTCGGGCTATCTGCCGGCCCTGGTTCATGCGCTCGACTGGATCGAACGGTTTGCGGCCGACGCGCTGGTGGTCAGTTACAGCGCCGACACGCACGAAGCCGACCCGATCAGTCACTTCAAGATGAAGACGCAAGACTATACGCCGATGGCGCGGCGCATCGCCTCGCTCGACCTGCCGACTTTGGTGGTGATGGAAGGCGGCTATGCGGTCGACGCGCTTGGTGCCAATGTCGCCGCGTTTCTCGAAGGCTTTTGA